The Acidobacteriota bacterium genomic interval AGGGCGTTCTCCTCGCCCGAATCCACGCGGACGAGCTGCTGGCGCGGCCCGTGGAGGGTGCCGGCGAGGACCCGAGTCTTGGTGGGCGTCTCCCATCCGGGTCGAGAAACGATCCCGTCCACGGACAACCCGCGCTCCCGGAAGAGGTCCAGGAGCTGGCGTCCTGTTTCGTCTTCCCCGGCGACGCCCACGGGCCGCACGTCGGCGCCGAGGGCGGCCAGGTTCCAGACGGTGTTGGCGGCGCATCCGGGCAGAAGGCGCGCGCGGGTGAGGCGGACGATGGGGACGGGCGCCTCCCGGGAGATGCGTTGGACGGCGCCGTACCAGAACCGGTCGAGGACGAGGTCGCCGAGGACGGCCACAGGGGTCCCCGCGAAGGCGTCCGCCACGTCGGCCAGGCGCCTCCACCTGTCTCGGAGATCCACGGTTTTCGCCGAAATTCCAGCACTCATGGGCGGCCCTCCCCGGACGTCCCCTCCGCCTTATGGGCCAGCCCCTCCTGCCCAAGGATCCAGCGCACCGCGCCGTACGCGTCCTCGGCCACATGGTCGGGCGTCACCGTCCACTGGTCCCGCTGAAAGGCGTGTTCTCCTCGCCCGTAACCCGTGAGGACGAGAACTCCCTTGGCCCCCGCGGCCCGGGCGAAGCCCACGTCGCTGATCTTGTCCCCCACGACATAGCACCGTGCGAGGTCCAGCCCGAAGGCTTCCGCCCCCCGAAGGAGCATGCCCGGTCTGGGCTTGCGGCAGTCGCATGCCGTCCGGTAGGGCGCGGGGCCCACGGTGGGGTGGTGGGGGCAGTAGTACAGCGCGTCGAGGCGCGCGCCCAGCCGGGCGAGCAGGTCCTCCAGGCGCTTCAGGACCTGCAGGACCATCTCCTCGGTGAAGTAGCCGCGCGCCACCCCCGCCTGGTTGGTCGCCAGGATGGCGGGAACCCCGACCCGGTTCAGAAGGGCGACCGCTTCGGCGGCACCGGGAATCAGGGCCAGTCGGTCGGGGTGGTTCACGTAGCCCACCTCCTCGGTCAGGGTTCCATCGCGGTCGAAGAAGACCGCCCACCGGCCGCCGCCGCTCCTCTCCATCCGCCACTCCTTCGCAGAAGGACAGTATGCCGGATGGAGGGCCAATCGGGAATGGGTCAGGGCCCGTCGTCGGGGCCGTCGGGACGGGTCCGCCACCGCCGGTGCATCCAGAACCAGGCCCCGGGGCAGGCGCGGACCGCCTCTTCGATGCGGGCCGTCGCCGCCGCCGTCACCGAGATGGCGTCGGCCTCGGGGTCTCCCGTGGAGGGCGCCTCGATGGGAGGGCCGTAGACGATCCGGTACCAGCCGCCTTCCTCCGGGAACGCAAAGACGGGAAGGACGGCCGCCCCGGTCCGCACGGCGAGGCTGCCCAGGACGGGCGTGGTGGCCGCGGGGCGGCCGAAGAAGGGAACGAAGACCCGGCCCGGCTCCCCGAAATTCTGGTCGATGACGAGGGCGATGCCCCGGCCCTCGCGCAGGCCCTTGACCATCTCCCGCACGGCCCGTCTCTTGTGGATGACCCGGTTCCCCGTGCTCTCGCGCCGCCGGGCGAGGAAGGCCTCCAGCCTGGGGTTATCCAGGGGCCGGGTAATCATCCAGAGAGGATAGCCGAGGGCCGCCTGGAGAAGGGCGACCCTCTCCCAGTTCCCGAAATGGGCGGAAACGAGAAAATACCCTCGACCCGCCTCGGCGGCGGCCCTCAGGTGCTCGAGGCCCTCGAATCGGCAGCGGCCCAGCAGGGCCGTGGGCGGCTCCTTGTGCTCCAAGATCTCCACGAGAAGCCGGCCAAGATGAGAGAAAGCACCCCTGGCGACAGCCCGGCGCTCCCGGGAGGAAAGGGCGGGGAGGGCGCGCTCCAGGTTATGCAGGGCCACTCGGCGGTGGCGGGCGTCCAGGAGGTAGACGGCCGACCCGAGGGCCCGCCCCAGGGAGCGGCGCGTGGCAGGGGTGAGCCGGGAGACCAGGTGGGCCAGGGACTGCACCGCGGCGAACTCGACGGCCCAGCGGGCGGACTTAAAGGACACCGCGATTCTCCAGGAGCGCGAGGATTCGCCGGTGAACCGTTTCCACGCCCCCCGAGGCGTCCACGGGGTGAATCCGCTCGGGGAATTCGGCGGCCAGCGCCTCGTACCCTCTCGCCACCCTCCCGTGGAACTCCATGGACTCGTCCTCGAACCTTCCCTCCCGGCTCGCCCTCGCCCCGTTCCTCGCCCGGGCTCGGGAAAGGCCCTCCTCTGGAGGGAGGCGAAGGTAGAGCGTGAGGTCCGGCTCCAGCCCTTCGGTGGCCGCAAGGTGGACCGCCTCCACCACCTCCCTCGGAAGGCCCCTCCCGAAGGCCTGGTACGCACGGGTCGCATCCCCGTACCGATCGCAGAGGACCCATACCCCCCGCGCCAGGGCGGGACGGATCACCCGGGCCACGTGCTCCGCGCGCTCGGCGCCGTAGAGAAGGAGTTCGCACCGGGAACTGGGGGAGTACTCGCCGGAGAGGAGCAGGTGCCTCAAGGCCCCCCCCACCGGAGAGCCGCCGGGCTCACGCGTGAGCAGCACCTCCCGCCCTCGGCTCCGCAAAGCGTCGGCCAGCAGGGACGCCTGCGTCGACTTGCCGCTCCCCTCGATGCCCTCCAGCGTCAGGAACACGACCGGGCCTCCCCTCCCGAAGGCCCGCCGCGGAGCCCCCGCCGGCGCGCCCTCGTGATCCATGGTACCAGATGCGGCCCTGGACTCCCTCCGTTGAGGGCCGGGAGCGTTTCGAAATTCCACTTATCACATGGGGCATATCCCCCAACACTTGGGGCATATGGCCTTCGCGAGGTTTCTGACCCCGCCGGCCCGGCGACCGGCGCGGCCGCGGAGTGTATGTTTCCTTCGGAGCCCGTCCGCTTCCGTTCCGTCGGCCCGACCGAGGGGCCGAAACCATCGGTTCGGGCCCGGGGGAAGATCATGCGGATTCAGCTCAAGGATTCCATCACTTCGGAAGCCCTTCTGGAGGATC includes:
- the tmk gene encoding dTMP kinase yields the protein MFLTLEGIEGSGKSTQASLLADALRSRGREVLLTREPGGSPVGGALRHLLLSGEYSPSSRCELLLYGAERAEHVARVIRPALARGVWVLCDRYGDATRAYQAFGRGLPREVVEAVHLAATEGLEPDLTLYLRLPPEEGLSRARARNGARASREGRFEDESMEFHGRVARGYEALAAEFPERIHPVDASGGVETVHRRILALLENRGVL
- a CDS encoding HAD family hydrolase, which produces MERSGGGRWAVFFDRDGTLTEEVGYVNHPDRLALIPGAAEAVALLNRVGVPAILATNQAGVARGYFTEEMVLQVLKRLEDLLARLGARLDALYYCPHHPTVGPAPYRTACDCRKPRPGMLLRGAEAFGLDLARCYVVGDKISDVGFARAAGAKGVLVLTGYGRGEHAFQRDQWTVTPDHVAEDAYGAVRWILGQEGLAHKAEGTSGEGRP
- a CDS encoding lysophospholipid acyltransferase family protein is translated as MSFKSARWAVEFAAVQSLAHLVSRLTPATRRSLGRALGSAVYLLDARHRRVALHNLERALPALSSRERRAVARGAFSHLGRLLVEILEHKEPPTALLGRCRFEGLEHLRAAAEAGRGYFLVSAHFGNWERVALLQAALGYPLWMITRPLDNPRLEAFLARRRESTGNRVIHKRRAVREMVKGLREGRGIALVIDQNFGEPGRVFVPFFGRPAATTPVLGSLAVRTGAAVLPVFAFPEEGGWYRIVYGPPIEAPSTGDPEADAISVTAAATARIEEAVRACPGAWFWMHRRWRTRPDGPDDGP